The Virgibacillus phasianinus genome includes a window with the following:
- the hpaI gene encoding 2,4-dihydroxyhept-2-ene-1,7-dioic acid aldolase, whose amino-acid sequence MAYEEAKKRFRGSISPVITPFNEDESIDFNKFKELINWHIEKGSHGISVTGTSGEPSSMSVDERMTVMETACKTVNGRVPFIPGTGSTNHDETMRMTKAAQEMGADGALVIVPYYNKPNQHALYKHFKTVADSVDIPIILYNIPGRTAVNLEADTIARLAEDCENIIGVKEANKDFEHVNKVLLKAGRDFNLYSGIEVLCYPMLAIGGAGHISATANVAPTEVADLYNKWEVGDVKGAQDLHYSLMPLNDVLFRDTNPAPAKAALGMMGKIKPVLRKPLDVPSEAVQAEIRETLKAYKLL is encoded by the coding sequence ATGGCGTATGAAGAAGCGAAAAAGCGGTTCAGGGGGTCAATTTCTCCAGTCATTACACCGTTTAACGAAGATGAGAGTATTGATTTTAATAAATTCAAAGAATTAATAAACTGGCATATCGAAAAAGGAAGCCATGGCATTTCAGTTACCGGAACTTCAGGTGAACCAAGTTCCATGTCTGTCGATGAGCGCATGACAGTTATGGAGACAGCATGTAAAACAGTTAATGGACGTGTCCCATTTATTCCTGGAACTGGTTCCACGAATCATGATGAAACAATGCGGATGACAAAAGCTGCACAGGAAATGGGGGCGGATGGTGCGCTCGTCATTGTTCCGTATTACAATAAACCAAATCAGCATGCATTGTACAAACATTTTAAAACGGTTGCGGATTCAGTCGACATACCGATTATTTTATACAATATTCCTGGACGTACGGCGGTTAACCTAGAGGCTGACACGATAGCCCGATTAGCTGAAGACTGCGAAAATATCATTGGCGTTAAGGAAGCAAACAAAGACTTCGAACATGTAAATAAAGTGTTACTGAAGGCTGGACGTGATTTCAATCTTTATTCCGGTATTGAGGTGCTCTGTTACCCGATGCTTGCAATTGGCGGTGCTGGCCATATCAGTGCGACCGCAAACGTTGCACCAACAGAGGTGGCTGACTTATATAACAAGTGGGAAGTGGGAGATGTAAAAGGCGCTCAGGATCTGCATTACTCATTAATGCCGCTAAATGACGTTCTATTTCGTGACACAAACCCGGCTCCCGCCAAAGCTGCATTAGGGATGATGGGTAAAATTAAACCGGTATTGCGCAAACCACTTGATGTACCATCAGAAGCAGTCCAGGCTGAAATTAGGGAAACACTAAAAGCATATAAATTACTTTAA
- the hpaE gene encoding 5-carboxymethyl-2-hydroxymuconate semialdehyde dehydrogenase, with protein MIVLEHKQVAEVKQYINGEFVEACNSEYFNNMNPFTNEVTNRVAKGEKADIEKAVKAADDAFQTGPWGSMKQKERMGYIERIADLIDEEIEEIALLESLDSGLPISQTRKMVGRAAENFRFYSRMVQSRMHGDAYAVDDEFINYTVYKPLGAVGLITPWNAPFMLTTWKVAPALATGNTVILKPAELSPLSANKLAQIIHQAELPKGAFNVVHGYGETAGDALVKNEKVKAISFTGETVTGKTIIKNSADSLKKTSMELGGKSPLIVFDDADFDRALDAAVWGIFSFNGERCTANSRVFLHQNIKDRFVKALKERVQNVKIGDPMDDSTQLGPLINKGHFEKVTSYIEFAKEEGCEVVQGTVPKEVKTGNFVPPTLLLNAKNNMRVSQEEIFGPVMAVIEFETEEEVIQMANDVDYGLAGYVWTNDIKRGHRVAQAVDSGMLWINAQNVRDLRIPFGGMKASGMGREGGHFAILEFYTEPKAIHVAMSDHHIPEFGKKK; from the coding sequence GTGATAGTTTTGGAACACAAACAAGTGGCTGAAGTAAAACAGTACATTAATGGAGAATTTGTAGAAGCGTGTAATTCTGAATACTTCAATAACATGAATCCATTTACGAATGAAGTGACCAATCGCGTGGCAAAAGGGGAAAAAGCCGATATTGAAAAAGCAGTCAAAGCTGCTGATGATGCTTTTCAAACGGGCCCGTGGGGGAGCATGAAGCAAAAAGAGCGCATGGGTTACATTGAGCGAATTGCTGACTTAATTGACGAAGAGATTGAGGAGATTGCGCTACTAGAATCACTGGACTCCGGGCTGCCGATTAGCCAGACACGGAAAATGGTTGGCCGGGCCGCGGAAAATTTCCGCTTCTATTCACGGATGGTGCAATCCCGTATGCATGGTGATGCGTATGCGGTCGATGATGAGTTTATCAATTATACAGTCTATAAACCGCTTGGCGCAGTTGGACTAATTACACCATGGAATGCACCGTTTATGCTGACTACCTGGAAGGTGGCACCGGCACTTGCAACAGGGAACACGGTTATTTTAAAACCAGCTGAATTGTCGCCGCTATCGGCGAATAAATTGGCACAAATCATTCATCAGGCGGAATTACCAAAAGGCGCATTTAATGTCGTTCACGGTTATGGAGAGACAGCAGGAGATGCGCTTGTTAAAAACGAAAAAGTGAAAGCGATTTCATTCACCGGTGAAACCGTAACAGGTAAAACAATTATTAAGAACAGTGCTGATTCATTGAAAAAAACATCGATGGAGCTTGGGGGAAAATCGCCGTTAATCGTGTTTGATGATGCGGACTTTGACCGTGCGTTGGATGCAGCGGTATGGGGAATCTTTTCCTTCAACGGGGAGCGTTGTACAGCGAATTCACGGGTTTTCCTTCATCAAAACATTAAAGATCGCTTCGTGAAAGCATTAAAAGAACGGGTTCAGAATGTGAAGATTGGTGACCCGATGGACGATAGCACGCAGCTTGGCCCACTGATCAATAAAGGTCATTTTGAAAAAGTGACCAGCTACATCGAGTTTGCCAAAGAAGAGGGCTGTGAGGTTGTCCAAGGGACTGTTCCGAAAGAAGTAAAAACAGGAAATTTCGTACCCCCAACTTTGCTGCTCAATGCAAAAAATAACATGCGCGTCAGTCAGGAGGAAATTTTTGGTCCAGTGATGGCTGTCATTGAATTTGAAACAGAGGAAGAAGTCATTCAAATGGCGAACGATGTGGATTACGGGTTAGCCGGATATGTGTGGACGAACGATATTAAACGCGGGCATCGAGTTGCTCAAGCTGTTGATTCCGGCATGCTGTGGATCAATGCGCAAAATGTACGTGATCTGCGAATTCCCTTTGGCGGTATGAAGGCAAGTGGAATGGGACGTGAAGGTGGCCACTTTGCTATTTTGGAATTTTATACTGAACCGAAAGCAATCCATGTCGCAATGAGCGACCACCACATTCCGGAGTTTGGAAAGAAAAAATAA
- the hpaB gene encoding 4-hydroxyphenylacetate 3-monooxygenase, oxygenase component gives MPAKTGQEYIDRLQKANNNVYIHGERVEDVTTHPAFKNVIQSMAHLYDLQYEKKDTMLYTSPTSGDQVGMTYLQPTTIDDLIMRREAMQEWARTSGGMMGRSPDYLNAEVMAMGMNNGLFAEADPRFAENARNYYEYARENDISLTHTLIHPQVNRAKMQSELKDGNVALQLVEERDDGIIVNGIRLLATQGGITDEILVFPSTVKKAGEQDDPYSLAFAIPNNTPGLKFICRESFDYGKNQWDHPLGSRFEESDAIVSFENVFVPWERVFVCGNSSVCNRTFRETNAVVHMSHQVVAKNIVKTEFILGVALSVMDAIGIDQFQHVKDKGSEIMLALETMKSHLYRAEHNAKLDESGTMTPDFDALNAARNWYPRIYPRLVEIIRILGASGLMGIPTHDDFMHEEIGPIIKSGLQGKNLEGEDRVQLFRLAWDVTMSAFGARQAHYEYYFFGDPIKMGMSYFDDYEKDSYKKFVDDFLKKTDEVEV, from the coding sequence ATGCCAGCAAAAACAGGTCAGGAATATATCGATCGATTACAAAAAGCGAACAATAATGTTTATATCCACGGGGAGCGTGTGGAGGATGTCACAACACATCCAGCTTTTAAAAATGTGATTCAATCAATGGCGCATTTGTATGATCTCCAATACGAGAAAAAGGATACGATGTTATATACATCACCAACCAGCGGGGATCAGGTTGGCATGACCTATTTACAACCAACGACGATCGATGATTTGATTATGCGCCGCGAGGCAATGCAGGAATGGGCGCGCACATCAGGAGGGATGATGGGACGTTCACCGGATTATTTAAATGCGGAAGTGATGGCCATGGGCATGAATAACGGATTATTTGCTGAGGCTGATCCGCGCTTTGCCGAGAATGCCAGAAATTATTACGAGTATGCTCGGGAAAATGATATCAGTCTGACACATACATTGATCCACCCCCAGGTAAACCGTGCCAAGATGCAGTCAGAATTGAAGGATGGTAATGTTGCGTTGCAGCTTGTAGAGGAACGTGATGATGGAATAATCGTGAATGGTATTCGATTACTTGCTACACAAGGTGGTATTACCGATGAAATTCTTGTCTTCCCATCAACCGTCAAAAAAGCCGGGGAGCAGGACGATCCTTACTCGTTAGCATTTGCGATTCCGAATAATACACCAGGATTGAAGTTTATTTGTCGCGAGTCATTTGATTATGGCAAAAATCAATGGGATCATCCACTGGGCTCCCGTTTTGAAGAAAGTGATGCGATTGTTTCATTTGAAAACGTCTTTGTTCCTTGGGAGCGCGTGTTTGTTTGTGGGAACTCATCCGTTTGTAACCGGACGTTCCGCGAAACGAATGCAGTTGTTCATATGTCCCACCAGGTTGTTGCAAAAAATATTGTGAAAACGGAATTCATTCTAGGGGTGGCATTAAGCGTGATGGATGCAATTGGCATCGACCAGTTCCAGCATGTAAAGGATAAAGGTTCGGAAATTATGCTGGCCCTTGAGACAATGAAGTCACATCTGTACCGGGCAGAACATAATGCGAAATTAGATGAATCCGGCACGATGACCCCAGATTTCGATGCATTAAATGCAGCGCGTAACTGGTATCCAAGAATATATCCGAGATTAGTAGAAATCATCCGAATCCTAGGTGCATCAGGGTTGATGGGGATTCCTACACATGACGACTTTATGCACGAGGAAATCGGACCAATTATTAAGAGTGGTTTACAAGGTAAAAATCTGGAGGGTGAAGACCGTGTTCAATTATTCCGGTTAGCATGGGATGTAACAATGAGTGCGTTTGGAGCACGCCAGGCACATTATGAATATTATTTCTTTGGTGATCCAATTAAAATGGGGATGTCGTACTTTGACGATTATGAAAAAGATTCCTATAAAAAATTTGTAGATGATTTTTTGAAAAAGACAGATGAAGTTGAAGTTTAA
- the hpaD gene encoding 3,4-dihydroxyphenylacetate 2,3-dioxygenase → MDFSIIRCARSILHVTDLEASRKFYVDALGFVETESDKKHIYLRGLEEHTHHSLVLKKSTKPNVEVLGYKVSSDNDLKALSEMFEMKGYQTKWLDKGEQHAIGRTLRVQDCSGLPLEFFAEMDPAERLLQRYDLYKGSRMQRIDHFNCNVPDVEKAENFYRDELGFACSEYTDTKDGDVWATWLHRKHTVHDQAFMNGVGPRLHHIGFWLPDPLAVINTCDVLASMGYGENIERGPGRHGLSNAFFLYLRDPDGHRIELYNGDYLTSDPDFKPIRWDINDPMRQTFWGHAAPDCWFNEASSVLDVITGERVEQKQAKLKQHKPTFVI, encoded by the coding sequence ATGGATTTTTCGATTATCCGTTGTGCACGGTCAATTTTACATGTGACCGATTTGGAAGCATCACGTAAGTTTTATGTGGATGCTCTTGGATTTGTTGAAACAGAATCAGACAAAAAGCATATTTACCTGCGTGGGTTGGAAGAACATACACATCATAGCCTAGTTTTAAAAAAGTCCACCAAACCAAATGTGGAAGTGCTAGGTTACAAGGTTTCATCTGACAATGATTTGAAAGCGCTATCAGAGATGTTTGAGATGAAAGGTTACCAAACAAAATGGCTGGATAAGGGCGAGCAGCATGCGATTGGCCGAACGCTTCGCGTGCAGGACTGTTCGGGGCTTCCGCTGGAATTTTTTGCGGAAATGGATCCCGCTGAGCGGTTGCTGCAGCGCTATGACCTATATAAAGGATCACGGATGCAGCGAATTGACCATTTCAATTGCAATGTACCAGATGTTGAAAAAGCGGAAAATTTCTACCGTGACGAACTCGGATTTGCTTGTTCGGAGTATACGGACACAAAAGATGGAGATGTCTGGGCAACCTGGCTGCACCGCAAACATACGGTACATGATCAGGCCTTTATGAATGGAGTTGGACCACGTTTGCACCACATTGGTTTCTGGCTGCCAGATCCACTTGCGGTAATTAATACGTGTGATGTGCTTGCATCAATGGGTTACGGTGAAAATATTGAGCGCGGACCTGGCCGTCATGGCCTGTCGAATGCCTTTTTTCTATACCTACGTGATCCCGATGGGCACCGGATTGAATTATACAATGGAGATTATTTAACTAGTGATCCAGATTTTAAACCAATCAGGTGGGATATTAATGACCCGATGCGTCAAACGTTCTGGGGGCACGCAGCCCCTGATTGCTGGTTCAACGAAGCATCATCCGTTCTTGACGTTATAACCGGGGAAAGGGTTGAACAAAAACAGGCTAAGCTGAAACAGCATAAACCCACCTTCGTCATATAG
- a CDS encoding flavin reductase family protein, translating to MDDRTFRTAMGKFATGVTVITTMLDDEVKGMTANAFMSVSLDPALVLISVGENAHMNKYVKESGKFAISILNSEQQEMSAYFAGQKKENRNIDFNWFNGMPTIKDSLVNLTCNVHNTVIAGDHTLYIGEVTDVCITDGEPLAFFAGKYNDVNKCEKVK from the coding sequence ATGGATGATCGTACATTTCGAACCGCGATGGGGAAGTTTGCGACCGGTGTTACTGTCATCACAACAATGCTTGATGATGAAGTAAAGGGAATGACAGCGAATGCCTTTATGTCGGTATCATTGGATCCAGCTTTAGTGCTAATTTCAGTTGGTGAAAATGCCCATATGAATAAATATGTCAAAGAATCCGGCAAATTCGCGATAAGTATTCTAAACAGTGAGCAGCAGGAAATGTCTGCCTATTTTGCAGGTCAAAAAAAGGAAAATAGAAACATAGACTTTAATTGGTTCAATGGGATGCCAACAATCAAAGATTCATTGGTAAATCTGACATGTAATGTGCACAACACGGTAATTGCCGGAGACCATACACTATACATCGGTGAAGTTACGGATGTATGCATTACAGATGGTGAACCATTAGCCTTCTTTGCAGGAAAATACAACGATGTGAATAAATGTGAAAAAGTGAAATAG
- the pdhA gene encoding pyruvate dehydrogenase (acetyl-transferring) E1 component subunit alpha, translated as MEANYPLFQIIDKDGEVTSADYQDLLTEEQAKTYYYHMLRIRTYDHKGIALQRQGRIGTYVPFEGQEGSQVGSALALQNDDWLFPTYRDHGATLTFGADLNRMLLHWNGRIEGCVPSLEKNIFPASIPIATHLPHAAGAAMAETYKGTKNAAIAYFGDGATSEGDFHEGLNIASVFNAPVVFFNQNNGFAISLPVKKQMNSETIAQKAEAYGIPGKRVDGMDVFAVNFVVKEALERARNGEGPTLIEAVTWRFGAHTTADDPSKYRDQAASDATREERDPVLRLERFMKKQNMWDDAWVASIKEEIQEELDTAVSDMESYEKANSDVMFDYVFEKPAWTIEEQKKNFNALKGGMF; from the coding sequence ATGGAAGCAAACTATCCACTTTTTCAAATTATTGACAAAGACGGAGAGGTAACCTCCGCTGACTATCAGGATTTACTGACTGAGGAGCAGGCGAAAACATACTATTACCACATGCTCCGGATAAGGACATACGACCATAAAGGAATTGCACTCCAGCGCCAGGGCAGAATTGGTACATACGTCCCTTTTGAAGGACAGGAGGGCTCCCAGGTCGGAAGTGCCCTGGCCTTACAGAATGATGATTGGCTTTTCCCAACCTATCGTGATCATGGTGCAACCCTAACATTTGGAGCAGATTTGAATCGGATGCTCCTTCACTGGAATGGACGAATTGAAGGATGTGTTCCTTCACTTGAAAAGAATATTTTTCCAGCATCCATTCCCATCGCAACCCACCTCCCACATGCGGCCGGTGCTGCCATGGCGGAAACGTATAAGGGAACAAAGAACGCTGCCATTGCATACTTCGGTGATGGTGCAACATCTGAAGGGGATTTCCATGAGGGACTAAATATTGCGAGTGTGTTTAACGCACCGGTTGTATTCTTTAACCAAAACAACGGATTTGCGATTTCCCTTCCAGTTAAAAAACAAATGAATTCCGAAACGATTGCACAAAAGGCGGAAGCATATGGAATCCCAGGAAAGCGTGTCGATGGGATGGATGTGTTTGCGGTGAATTTTGTCGTGAAGGAAGCGTTGGAACGGGCGCGCAATGGGGAAGGTCCGACCCTTATTGAGGCAGTCACCTGGCGATTCGGTGCTCATACCACCGCTGATGATCCGTCTAAATACCGTGATCAGGCTGCAAGTGACGCGACACGTGAGGAACGTGATCCTGTCCTCCGGTTAGAAAGATTTATGAAAAAGCAAAACATGTGGGATGATGCTTGGGTTGCATCCATTAAAGAAGAAATACAGGAAGAATTGGACACTGCTGTCAGTGACATGGAGTCCTATGAAAAAGCGAATTCGGATGTGATGTTTGACTATGTGTTTGAAAAGCCTGCATGGACAATTGAAGAGCAAAAGAAAAACTTCAACGCGCTAAAGGGAGGCATGTTCTAA
- a CDS encoding alpha-ketoacid dehydrogenase subunit beta, with amino-acid sequence MVQTMIKTKPLTLIQAINDGLKVMLTEDENTLILGEDIGKNGGVFRATVGLQEQFGEQRVVDTPLSEAGFVGAAVGMALNGLRPIVEIQFLGFIYPAFEQIATHVTRTRTRTMGHYSLPMVIRAPYGAGVRSPEIHSDSVEALFTHLPGIKVVCPSNAYDAKGLVIAAIEDPDPVMFLEPMRLYRGERNDVPEEKYTVEIGKGKRLQEGEDVSILAWGAMIPVALKAAEKMKKENISCDVIDLRTLYPLDRDIIAESVQKTGRAVIVHEAHATGGVGAEITSVINDTSFLYLRSPIERVTGFDVPIPLFALENNYLPTPERVVHSIKKVVEF; translated from the coding sequence ATGGTTCAAACAATGATAAAAACAAAGCCCCTCACTTTGATTCAGGCGATTAATGATGGGTTGAAGGTGATGTTAACGGAGGATGAAAATACACTTATTCTTGGTGAAGATATCGGAAAGAACGGTGGTGTATTCCGGGCAACGGTTGGACTACAGGAACAATTCGGTGAGCAACGTGTCGTTGATACACCGCTTAGTGAAGCGGGTTTTGTGGGGGCAGCCGTCGGGATGGCGCTGAATGGACTAAGACCAATTGTAGAAATCCAATTTCTCGGATTTATTTATCCAGCATTTGAACAAATCGCAACACATGTGACCAGAACGCGAACACGGACGATGGGACACTATAGCTTGCCCATGGTGATTCGCGCGCCATATGGTGCAGGCGTTCGTTCGCCAGAAATCCACTCAGATAGTGTGGAGGCGCTCTTTACACATTTACCAGGTATTAAAGTTGTCTGCCCATCTAACGCCTATGATGCAAAGGGTCTTGTCATTGCAGCAATAGAGGACCCGGATCCAGTCATGTTCTTAGAACCAATGCGCCTGTACCGCGGGGAACGAAATGATGTGCCAGAGGAAAAGTATACGGTTGAAATTGGAAAAGGTAAACGTCTTCAGGAAGGAGAAGATGTTTCGATTCTTGCCTGGGGTGCCATGATACCGGTGGCGTTAAAAGCAGCAGAAAAAATGAAGAAGGAAAATATCTCATGTGATGTCATTGATCTGCGGACACTGTATCCACTTGATAGGGATATCATTGCTGAATCAGTCCAAAAAACAGGGCGGGCGGTGATAGTCCATGAAGCACATGCGACAGGCGGTGTCGGTGCAGAGATAACCTCAGTGATTAATGATACATCGTTTCTATATTTACGTTCCCCGATTGAACGTGTAACAGGGTTTGATGTTCCGATCCCCTTATTTGCGTTAGAAAACAATTATTTGCCGACACCTGAACGTGTTGTTCATTCCATTAAGAAAGTTGTTGAGTTTTAG
- a CDS encoding dihydrolipoamide acetyltransferase family protein — protein sequence MVEVKFHDIGEGMNEGEIIHFFVKVGDEVTVDQPLVELQTDKMVAEIPSPAAGKISKIRYQTGEVVTVGTGIIEIDDEKEHAVEEVQQGKPVQEQGTMEQEPVVQNVQKRHHRILAAPFTRKIAREHDVDIEQIQGTGPARRVTDEDVYRFIETGSLAAADETPEQPIEPDTIAYTGMRKKIGDNLTKAITTIPHVTHFDEADLTKILAFRNELKQEGESISVVAFFLKAITIALKEHRVFNAKLDQENSVIQLLKHYHIGIATNTEKGLVVPVLRNVDKKSIRQINTEMKALTKKAQDGKLTTGDMKDGTFTISNVGPLGGMGATPIINGLQTAIIAFHKTKKTPVVMDNDEIAIRQIMTMSLSFDHRVADGVASVEFTNRFIELMENPKKLLLEMV from the coding sequence ATGGTTGAAGTGAAATTCCATGATATTGGTGAAGGAATGAATGAAGGCGAGATCATTCACTTTTTTGTTAAGGTGGGGGATGAAGTTACTGTTGATCAGCCCCTAGTAGAATTGCAAACAGATAAAATGGTTGCAGAGATTCCTTCTCCAGCTGCGGGAAAAATCAGTAAAATTCGTTATCAAACAGGTGAGGTTGTAACAGTTGGAACGGGAATTATTGAAATTGATGATGAGAAAGAACATGCGGTTGAAGAGGTTCAACAAGGAAAGCCGGTGCAAGAACAGGGTACCATGGAGCAGGAGCCAGTTGTCCAGAACGTCCAAAAAAGACACCACCGTATTTTAGCAGCACCATTCACACGAAAGATTGCCCGTGAGCATGATGTCGATATTGAGCAAATTCAAGGGACGGGTCCAGCAAGAAGAGTAACGGATGAAGATGTCTACCGTTTTATTGAAACTGGTAGTCTCGCAGCTGCTGATGAAACACCTGAACAACCTATAGAACCAGATACAATCGCCTACACAGGCATGCGGAAGAAAATTGGTGATAACTTAACCAAGGCAATTACCACTATTCCCCATGTGACACACTTTGATGAAGCAGATTTGACAAAGATTTTGGCTTTCCGAAATGAGTTAAAGCAAGAGGGAGAGTCCATTTCAGTTGTCGCGTTTTTCCTAAAGGCAATCACCATTGCATTGAAAGAACATCGGGTTTTCAATGCAAAGCTAGATCAGGAAAACAGTGTAATCCAGCTTTTGAAGCACTATCATATTGGGATTGCCACAAATACAGAAAAAGGATTAGTCGTGCCGGTGCTTCGCAATGTCGATAAGAAATCCATTCGCCAGATTAACACGGAAATGAAGGCATTGACGAAAAAGGCGCAGGATGGAAAGCTGACCACTGGCGACATGAAGGATGGAACATTTACGATTAGCAATGTTGGCCCACTCGGTGGAATGGGAGCAACACCGATTATCAATGGATTACAAACCGCGATCATTGCGTTTCATAAAACGAAAAAAACACCAGTTGTCATGGACAATGATGAGATTGCAATCAGACAAATCATGACCATGTCCCTATCCTTCGATCATCGTGTTGCGGATGGCGTAGCGTCAGTTGAATTTACCAACCGCTTCATTGAATTGATGGAAAATCCGAAAAAGCTGTTATTGGAGATGGTCTAA
- the lpdA gene encoding dihydrolipoyl dehydrogenase encodes MVVGEFAEKRDVVIIGGGPGGYNAAIRAAQLGKSVTLIEKASLGGVCLNQGCVPSKVFAHAAKQLARVPAMNKMGIVTAEPHVDFDALMSYKDKTVKQLRSGVESLCKANKIELITGEANFTGENKIGVANGHQFDIYEFEYALIATGSSTIVPDGVQPADECILHPETIYQMTAIPESLLIYGSDYIALEAAFSFKKLGSDVAIVLNDRSDFPFDASINRELKRILKKEKIKVYRNYQLERVNSADKEITINLLKNGEKEKLTGSRLYMSAERQANIQELGIERIGVKQTNKGFIQTDHTMKTSVRNIFAAGDVTDGAPSAVQAIKQGKTAAETICGMNSEVDLTHIPTVVHSNPPIATVGLTEKKAADQGYSVKISQSQLSGNSYAMISGEKSGIVTVIKDSETDLLLGIHIIGAGAIELISTGVTALEMVAREEDLRFPSYPHPSMNEGLMEALDGLSDMAIHAPPKKGK; translated from the coding sequence ATGGTTGTTGGTGAATTTGCAGAGAAACGGGATGTGGTCATAATTGGCGGCGGTCCTGGAGGATATAATGCAGCGATACGCGCTGCGCAGTTAGGAAAGTCTGTGACGCTAATTGAAAAAGCATCACTTGGTGGCGTTTGTTTAAATCAAGGATGTGTACCATCTAAGGTTTTTGCACATGCAGCCAAACAGCTGGCAAGGGTTCCGGCAATGAACAAAATGGGGATCGTAACGGCAGAACCGCATGTTGACTTTGATGCACTTATGTCCTACAAGGATAAAACAGTGAAGCAATTGCGGAGTGGCGTTGAATCATTATGCAAGGCGAATAAAATTGAATTAATTACAGGCGAGGCCAATTTTACTGGAGAAAATAAAATTGGTGTTGCGAATGGTCATCAATTTGATATATATGAATTTGAATATGCCTTGATCGCGACAGGCAGCTCAACGATTGTACCGGATGGCGTACAGCCGGCAGATGAATGCATATTGCATCCCGAGACAATCTATCAAATGACAGCCATTCCAGAGTCACTTCTTATATATGGCAGTGATTATATTGCTCTTGAAGCTGCGTTTAGTTTCAAAAAGCTCGGCAGTGATGTGGCAATTGTCCTGAACGATCGGAGCGACTTTCCATTTGATGCCTCCATAAACCGCGAACTGAAACGTATTTTAAAAAAAGAAAAAATCAAGGTCTACCGGAACTATCAACTGGAACGAGTGAATTCAGCAGATAAAGAGATAACAATAAATCTATTAAAAAACGGGGAAAAAGAAAAACTAACAGGTTCACGTCTGTATATGTCTGCCGAACGACAGGCGAATATTCAGGAGCTTGGTATAGAACGAATTGGTGTGAAGCAAACAAACAAGGGGTTTATTCAGACTGATCATACAATGAAAACATCAGTCAGAAATATATTTGCCGCAGGGGATGTTACGGATGGTGCACCAAGCGCGGTACAAGCAATAAAACAGGGTAAAACAGCTGCAGAGACAATTTGTGGAATGAACAGTGAGGTTGACCTTACCCACATACCAACAGTGGTACATAGCAATCCGCCAATTGCTACAGTTGGTCTGACCGAAAAAAAAGCCGCAGATCAAGGGTATTCAGTAAAAATAAGCCAATCACAGTTGAGTGGAAATAGTTATGCAATGATTTCGGGAGAAAAATCTGGTATAGTAACTGTCATTAAAGATAGTGAGACAGATCTATTACTAGGAATTCATATAATAGGTGCTGGTGCGATTGAACTGATTAGTACCGGGGTTACAGCGCTTGAAATGGTGGCACGTGAAGAAGATTTACGTTTTCCTTCCTATCCGCATCCAAGTATGAACGAAGGGTTGATGGAAGCATTGGACGGCTTATCAGACATGGCAATCCATGCACCGCCTAAAAAAGGAAAATAG